A window of Streptomyces sp. Je 1-332 genomic DNA:
GCCAGACGCAGCTCCGTACCGGCCACCGGCAGGTGGACCTCGCTGCCGTCCAGGTGCAGGAAGACCAGGCGGCGCGGCGGCTTGCCCAGGTTCTGGACGCGGGCGACCGTCTCCTGACCGCGGTAACAGCCCTTCTGCAGATGCACCGCCGTACCGATCCAGCCCAGCTCGTGCGGGATCGTGCGGTGATCCGTCTCGAAGCCGAGCCGCGGCCTGTGCGCCTCCACGCGCAACGCCTCGTAGGCGAGGATGCCGATCGCGGGGCCGTTCGCCTCCGCGTACGACTCAAGAGACGCACGCGGCAGGAACAGGTCCCGGCCGTGCGCCGTCTCCCGTACGACGACACCTTCCGGGACCGGCGCGATCGAACCGGCCGGCAGGTACACGACCGCGAACTCGTCCGTACGGTCGGCGACTTCGACCCGGTTGAAGAACTTCATGCTCTCCAGATACGCAACCAGCGCCTCCTGCGAACCGGGCTCGACATGCGCCCACACCGTCTCGCCGTCGTCGACGAGATACAGGGCGTGCTCGATGTGGCCGTTCGCGGAGAGGATCAGCGCCTCGGTGGCC
This region includes:
- a CDS encoding folate-binding protein, which codes for MKSPLLSLPGAVPAEGVDEGVAAHYGDLFREQRALADGTGFVDLSHRGVVTVSGPDRLSWLHLLLTQHVTELPVGQATEALILSANGHIEHALYLVDDGETVWAHVEPGSQEALVAYLESMKFFNRVEVADRTDEFAVVYLPAGSIAPVPEGVVVRETAHGRDLFLPRASLESYAEANGPAIGILAYEALRVEAHRPRLGFETDHRTIPHELGWIGTAVHLQKGCYRGQETVARVQNLGKPPRRLVFLHLDGSEVHLPVAGTELRLASEGEEGRKLGFITTAVRHHELGPIALALVKRNVPLDAGLLAGAVAASQEVVVEP